A single Blastococcus colisei DNA region contains:
- a CDS encoding TasA family protein, whose protein sequence is MNSPVTARPARSRTAVKIVGSLAVLAAAGAVAGLGTFGTFTDSTSVDTLIDSGTVSIDVGVPGGPKTIPVTTSGFVPGDSLSRAVNLTNDGDSALASIALANSTDAANALVTDEVNGLQLTLRACSRAWTMTDRRAEVPAYSCEDTEQTLYSGPVLATQTLSDPASLNPGGGDHLVFTISLPTSAGNQFQSLSATVSIAFTAVQRAGAVR, encoded by the coding sequence GTGAACAGCCCGGTCACCGCCCGTCCCGCCCGGAGCCGCACCGCTGTGAAGATCGTCGGATCGCTGGCCGTACTGGCCGCTGCCGGCGCGGTCGCCGGACTGGGCACCTTCGGCACGTTCACCGACAGCACGTCGGTGGACACCCTCATCGACTCGGGAACCGTCTCCATCGACGTGGGCGTCCCCGGCGGCCCGAAGACCATTCCGGTCACCACCAGCGGCTTCGTTCCGGGGGACTCCCTCAGCCGCGCGGTGAACCTGACCAACGACGGCGACTCCGCGCTGGCATCGATAGCACTCGCCAACTCGACGGACGCCGCCAACGCCTTGGTCACCGACGAGGTCAACGGGCTGCAACTGACCCTGCGGGCGTGCTCGCGGGCATGGACCATGACCGACCGCAGAGCCGAGGTGCCCGCTTACAGCTGCGAAGACACGGAGCAGACGCTGTACTCCGGCCCGGTCCTCGCCACGCAGACGCTGAGTGATCCGGCCAGCCTGAACCCCGGCGGTGGGGACCACCTGGTGTTCACGATCTCGCTGCCGACGAGCGCCGGCAACCAGTTCCAGAGCCTGAGCGCGACGGTCAGCATTGCTTTCACAGCCGTGCAGCGGGCCGGAGCCGTGCGCTGA
- a CDS encoding PAS domain-containing protein gives MHETLLTGADRPTGTARDLWSPEGENQFRLFVSSVRDYDSSMLDFDGRAVSWNAGARHIQGYEAEEILGRSFEVFYPEGDRAWGFPERHPAAPAAWGELRYEGWRLPQDGSRF, from the coding sequence GTGCACGAGACCTTGTTGACGGGCGCGGACAGGCCCACCGGCACTGCTCGGGACCTTTGGTCGCCGGAGGGCGAGAATCAGTTCCGGCTGTTCGTGTCCAGCGTGCGCGACTACGACAGTTCTATGCTCGATTTCGACGGTCGAGCGGTGAGCTGGAATGCCGGCGCCCGGCACATCCAGGGCTACGAGGCCGAGGAGATCCTGGGTCGCAGCTTCGAGGTCTTCTACCCGGAAGGGGACCGTGCGTGGGGCTTTCCCGAACGACACCCGGCGGCGCCCGCGGCTTGGGGAGAGCTGCGGTACGAGGGCTGGCGGCTGCCTCAGGACGGCTCCCGCTTCTGA
- a CDS encoding class F sortase, which produces MSSTNPEQPSSAPDDGSGRAPLVESELRHADEPGPARRRGIPVWLLPALGALAAGLLVGYVVFGDAEASRPASAAPSVAAEAPGDQAQVPTVVSALARAEPVQVDIPAIEVSSPLVDLGLNGDGTLEVPVDYAKAGWFTGGSYPGDPQGPPALIAGHVDDVTGPAVFYRLTELAIGDEVLVTRADNTVAVFAVSDAQQYPKDALPTDEIYAPVDGSEIVLITCTGDFDQSARSYEDNYVVRATLDLERSLEESDERIAAGTTAPVGDLPNV; this is translated from the coding sequence TTGTCCAGCACGAACCCCGAACAGCCCTCGTCGGCTCCCGATGACGGTTCGGGCCGAGCCCCATTGGTCGAGTCCGAACTGCGCCACGCCGACGAGCCCGGCCCCGCCCGCCGCCGCGGCATCCCGGTCTGGCTGCTCCCGGCACTGGGTGCGCTCGCGGCCGGACTGCTCGTGGGCTATGTCGTCTTCGGGGACGCTGAGGCGTCTCGTCCGGCGAGTGCCGCCCCGTCGGTCGCGGCCGAAGCCCCTGGCGACCAGGCACAGGTGCCGACGGTGGTCAGCGCGCTGGCCCGGGCCGAGCCCGTCCAGGTCGACATCCCGGCCATCGAGGTGAGCTCCCCGCTGGTCGATCTCGGTCTCAACGGGGACGGCACCCTCGAGGTGCCGGTCGACTACGCCAAGGCCGGTTGGTTCACCGGCGGCAGCTACCCGGGGGACCCCCAGGGGCCACCGGCGCTGATCGCCGGCCACGTCGACGACGTCACCGGCCCGGCCGTCTTCTACCGGTTGACGGAGCTGGCGATCGGTGACGAGGTGCTGGTCACCCGCGCCGACAACACCGTCGCGGTGTTCGCCGTCAGCGACGCCCAGCAGTATCCCAAGGACGCGCTACCGACTGACGAGATCTACGCGCCGGTCGACGGCTCGGAGATCGTGCTCATCACGTGCACCGGGGACTTCGACCAGTCCGCGCGGTCCTACGAGGACAACTACGTCGTCCGGGCCACGCTCGACTTGGAGCGGTCACTCGAGGAGAGCGACGAGCGCATCGCCGCCGGCACGACCGCTCCCGTCGGCGACCTGCCGAACGTCTGA
- a CDS encoding tetratricopeptide repeat protein: MRTRTAVSAVIAGVLLLVVAVAAAYTASVDKDAAAPQQVTAVARVDPIAASIDAAQRRLEEVPGDYTTWAQLGSAYVEQARVTADPSYYDKADGAFQESLALRPEGNDAALSGQGALANARHDFAAAADLAERALAINDYSATAWGVLTDARTQLGDYAGATEALQRMLALRPGLASFTRASYDAELHGDLVAARSALEQALATTDGGAGEAFCRTYLGGLAFSTGDLDEAAAQFDAGLQAVPGDTALLLGRARVLAARGDETSAVETFQAVVNASPLPEHLVEFGAYLESQGRTDEAEQQFALVETVRALFEANGASDDLTMALFAADHGDPATALAAAQAEFERRQNIDSHDALAWALHAAGRDAEALPHAQQATALGGASALFLYHRGTIEAALGQVDQARATLTSALDTNPHFSPLHAPRAEDLLASLGGRP, from the coding sequence ATGCGCACCCGTACCGCGGTCAGCGCGGTGATCGCCGGCGTCCTGCTCCTCGTGGTCGCCGTCGCAGCCGCCTACACAGCCTCCGTCGACAAGGACGCCGCCGCGCCGCAGCAGGTCACGGCGGTTGCCCGGGTCGATCCGATCGCGGCGTCCATCGACGCCGCGCAGCGCAGGCTGGAAGAGGTCCCGGGTGACTACACGACCTGGGCGCAACTGGGCTCGGCCTACGTGGAGCAGGCACGGGTGACCGCAGACCCGTCCTACTACGACAAGGCCGACGGCGCCTTCCAGGAGTCGCTCGCCCTGCGGCCGGAAGGCAACGACGCCGCGCTCAGCGGCCAAGGCGCTCTCGCCAACGCCCGGCACGATTTCGCCGCCGCGGCCGATCTGGCCGAGCGGGCGCTGGCGATCAACGACTACAGCGCGACGGCGTGGGGTGTGCTCACCGATGCCCGCACCCAGCTCGGGGACTACGCGGGGGCGACCGAGGCGCTGCAGCGGATGCTGGCGCTGCGGCCGGGTCTAGCCTCATTCACCCGGGCGTCCTACGACGCGGAGCTGCACGGCGACCTGGTCGCTGCGCGTTCGGCGCTGGAGCAGGCGCTGGCGACCACGGACGGTGGCGCAGGGGAAGCCTTCTGCCGCACCTACCTGGGCGGCCTGGCGTTCTCCACCGGGGATCTGGACGAGGCTGCCGCGCAGTTCGACGCCGGCCTGCAGGCCGTCCCGGGCGACACCGCCTTGCTGCTCGGCCGCGCCCGCGTGCTCGCGGCCCGCGGCGACGAGACATCAGCGGTGGAGACCTTCCAGGCGGTGGTGAACGCGAGTCCGCTACCGGAGCACCTGGTCGAGTTCGGCGCCTACCTGGAGTCGCAGGGACGGACCGATGAAGCCGAGCAGCAGTTCGCGCTGGTCGAGACGGTGCGTGCCCTGTTCGAGGCGAACGGGGCGTCCGACGACCTGACCATGGCCCTGTTCGCCGCCGACCACGGCGATCCGGCGACCGCACTGGCCGCGGCACAGGCGGAGTTCGAGCGGCGGCAGAACATCGACTCCCACGATGCGCTGGCCTGGGCACTGCACGCTGCCGGGCGCGACGCCGAGGCGCTGCCCCACGCCCAGCAGGCGACGGCGCTCGGCGGCGCCAGCGCACTGTTCCTCTACCACCGTGGGACGATCGAGGCGGCGCTGGGCCAGGTCGACCAGGCACGCGCGACGCTGACGAGCGCGCTGGACACCAATCCGCACTTCTCCCCGCTGCACGCGCCCCGAGCCGAGGACCTACTGGCCTCCCTGGGCGGCCGTCCGTGA
- a CDS encoding helix-turn-helix transcriptional regulator — translation MNDEIAPTVAAQLLTLDEAAALLRTPVATLRYWRHLGVGPDGFRLGRRVVYRRQDVDRWVAEQQHAQSLRR, via the coding sequence GTGAACGATGAGATCGCACCAACCGTGGCGGCGCAGCTGCTGACCCTCGACGAGGCAGCCGCGCTTCTCCGGACTCCCGTTGCCACGCTGCGCTACTGGCGGCATTTGGGTGTCGGGCCGGACGGCTTCCGCCTCGGTCGACGTGTCGTGTACCGGCGGCAAGACGTGGACCGCTGGGTAGCTGAACAGCAGCACGCGCAGTCATTGCGCCGATAG
- a CDS encoding potassium channel family protein has protein sequence MGNPLLVFWKNIFGQDADDRRIRRSTRRVAASSAAQATATIFLILRRMRAPLIVLIVIFSVSVLGLTLIPGQDANGNPVRMGFFDAFYVMSYTATTIGFGEIPHEFTYNQRMWVTIAIYLSVVGWAYAIGSVLALLQDRAFRSALALQHFSRKVKRLREPFLLIAGYGRTGELLGHSFDALGRRFVVLDHDSERIDRLELDSYHADVPGLVADARNPGHLAVAGLGHACCEAVVALTDDEEANLAVVMAAALLRPELPVIARVTSRTIAERMQAFGSPSTVNAFDRFGDHLRLALRAPASYQLMTWLESGPGAALPERGAPPRSGRWIVCGYGRLGRELTADLRAEGLEVTVIDADTRDVADADLLAGDGSDPWVLAQADLDRAVGLVAGTDNDTTNLSLVAAARRSNPRLFLAARQNHAASAPLFAAMEVDALLVPTEVIAHEVYAQLSTPLLWRFLRELPAKGDAWAAGIVDRLTGLCGSQLQTLWKVRLTAQEAPTLGPWLASGEARLGQLLRNPENRDEPLHTTVLLALRGRDATLAPDDDFVLRPGDELLFAGWAAARRALDTILVVDGVLEYVVTGRRVPSSWIWRKLQPTPQPNR, from the coding sequence ATGGGCAACCCGCTGCTCGTCTTCTGGAAGAACATCTTCGGGCAGGACGCCGACGACCGGCGGATCCGCCGGTCGACCCGACGCGTCGCCGCCTCCTCGGCCGCCCAGGCCACGGCCACGATCTTCCTGATCCTGCGGCGGATGCGGGCCCCGCTGATCGTGCTGATCGTCATCTTCTCCGTCAGCGTGCTGGGGCTGACGCTCATCCCGGGTCAGGACGCGAACGGCAACCCCGTCCGGATGGGCTTCTTCGACGCCTTCTACGTCATGAGCTACACCGCGACGACGATCGGCTTCGGGGAGATCCCGCACGAGTTCACCTACAACCAGCGGATGTGGGTGACCATCGCGATCTACCTGTCGGTGGTCGGCTGGGCCTACGCCATCGGGTCGGTGCTCGCCCTCCTGCAGGACCGCGCCTTCCGCTCCGCCCTGGCCCTGCAGCACTTCAGCCGCAAGGTGAAGCGGCTGCGCGAGCCGTTCCTGCTGATCGCCGGGTACGGGCGTACAGGGGAACTGCTCGGGCACTCCTTCGACGCGCTGGGCCGGCGGTTCGTCGTCCTCGACCACGATTCCGAGCGCATCGACCGGCTGGAACTGGACTCGTACCACGCCGACGTGCCGGGCCTGGTCGCCGATGCCCGCAACCCCGGCCACCTGGCGGTCGCCGGCCTCGGGCACGCCTGCTGCGAGGCGGTGGTGGCGCTCACCGACGACGAGGAGGCCAATCTCGCCGTCGTCATGGCCGCAGCGCTGCTGCGCCCCGAGCTGCCGGTCATCGCGCGGGTGACCTCGCGGACGATCGCCGAGCGCATGCAGGCGTTCGGCAGCCCGAGCACGGTCAACGCGTTCGACCGGTTCGGCGATCACCTGCGCCTCGCGCTGCGGGCTCCGGCTTCCTACCAACTGATGACCTGGCTGGAGAGCGGCCCGGGCGCCGCGCTGCCCGAGCGCGGTGCGCCCCCGCGCAGCGGCCGCTGGATCGTCTGCGGATACGGCCGGCTCGGCCGGGAGCTGACCGCCGACCTGCGCGCCGAAGGCCTCGAGGTCACCGTCATCGACGCAGATACCCGGGACGTCGCCGACGCGGACCTGCTGGCCGGGGACGGCTCCGACCCCTGGGTGCTGGCCCAGGCCGACCTCGATCGCGCCGTCGGGCTGGTCGCCGGCACGGACAACGACACGACCAACCTGTCCCTCGTGGCGGCGGCCCGGCGCAGCAACCCGCGTCTCTTCCTCGCCGCCCGGCAGAACCACGCGGCCAGCGCGCCCCTGTTCGCCGCGATGGAGGTCGACGCCCTGCTGGTGCCGACCGAGGTCATCGCCCACGAGGTGTACGCGCAGCTGTCCACCCCGTTGCTCTGGCGGTTCCTGCGCGAGTTGCCGGCGAAGGGTGACGCGTGGGCAGCCGGCATCGTCGACCGGTTGACCGGGCTGTGCGGCTCGCAGCTCCAGACGCTCTGGAAGGTGCGCCTGACGGCGCAGGAGGCACCGACCCTCGGGCCGTGGCTGGCGTCGGGGGAGGCGCGCCTCGGCCAGCTCCTGCGCAACCCGGAGAACAGGGACGAGCCACTGCACACGACCGTGCTGCTGGCCCTGCGGGGCAGGGACGCGACTCTCGCGCCGGACGACGACTTCGTCCTGCGCCCGGGCGACGAGCTGCTCTTCGCCGGCTGGGCGGCCGCCCGACGGGCGCTCGACACGATCCTCGTCGTGGACGGCGTCCTCGAGTACGTCGTGACCGGACGCCGTGTGCCGTCGAGCTGGATCTGGCGCAAGCTGCAGCCGACCCCTCAGCCGAACCGCTGA
- a CDS encoding putative bifunctional diguanylate cyclase/phosphodiesterase, whose product MLLLVVIGPVLAAMVWLMLTLDSRGHTRADAQGAQTAEVIAATVVGPHLNAGALTAGRFADEALSDLRQDVSQLRHDGQLLGIGVWGLDGTPLFEGSPGGSDVVRLSQSDLERAQGGQSWTVHDQTADGQARLRVFLPFRAEGTAASAGSVVQVVIPHSQLTAATEDRLLRQQVSVGVIFAVIVAGLGGLRYRLLRRERHARHDLLTGLLNRRALYEDARGLLAKASSTRPLALLLIDLSEFKSVNDTLGHTAGDLLLQQVAAALQGAVRSDDLVVRLGGDEFGVLLTSLPNTGAAQDRADQLLRRLREAPFTVHGMELAVDASIGVALAPEHGRNLPDLLQRADVAMYQAKRGRRGTTVYDPGTDQHTVGQLAMVTDLRRALENDEFVLHYQPKVSLADLKVTSVEALVRWQHPTRGLLPPGEFLPVLERSGLMQPLTRWVLREAVQQAASWRRAGMPLQVAVNISPRSLLEDDLPARVLAVLRGAELPASLLQLEVTETAVMTNPERAAFVLTQLQARGVEVAIDDFGAGYTSLALLRILPITALKIDSSLVSQMLDHAADEAVTQAVIDLAHRLGFSVTAEGVETDALLDRLAALNCDQAQGYVVSAPLPPAAFEGWLTDWRARTSSTAGRSGTPPQRISPSHG is encoded by the coding sequence GTGCTTCTTCTGGTCGTGATCGGCCCGGTCCTGGCGGCCATGGTGTGGCTGATGCTGACACTGGACAGCCGGGGTCACACGCGGGCCGACGCCCAGGGGGCGCAGACCGCGGAGGTCATTGCCGCCACCGTCGTCGGCCCCCATCTCAACGCGGGTGCTCTCACGGCGGGCCGGTTCGCCGACGAGGCACTTTCTGATCTCCGACAGGACGTCAGCCAGCTGCGCCACGACGGTCAGCTGCTCGGCATCGGCGTCTGGGGGCTCGATGGCACCCCTCTGTTCGAGGGCTCCCCGGGCGGCTCCGATGTGGTGCGCCTCTCCCAGAGCGATCTTGAGCGTGCCCAGGGTGGTCAGTCCTGGACGGTGCACGACCAGACCGCAGACGGCCAGGCCCGGCTGCGGGTGTTCCTGCCGTTCCGGGCCGAGGGGACAGCCGCATCGGCCGGTTCCGTCGTCCAGGTGGTGATTCCGCACAGCCAGCTCACCGCGGCCACGGAGGACAGGCTGCTTCGGCAGCAGGTGTCCGTCGGCGTGATCTTCGCGGTGATCGTCGCCGGGCTGGGGGGGCTGCGATACCGCCTGCTGCGCCGCGAGCGGCACGCCCGCCACGACCTGCTCACTGGGCTGCTGAACCGCCGCGCGCTGTACGAGGACGCCCGCGGCCTGCTGGCCAAGGCGAGCTCCACGCGTCCCCTGGCCCTGCTGCTGATCGACCTGAGCGAGTTCAAGTCGGTCAACGACACGCTCGGTCACACCGCGGGGGACCTGCTGCTTCAGCAAGTTGCCGCCGCCCTTCAGGGCGCGGTGCGATCGGATGATCTGGTTGTTCGCCTCGGTGGCGACGAGTTCGGGGTGCTGCTGACCAGCCTGCCCAACACCGGCGCGGCGCAGGACCGGGCCGACCAGCTGCTGAGGCGGCTGCGGGAGGCGCCCTTCACGGTGCACGGCATGGAGCTGGCTGTGGATGCCAGCATCGGGGTCGCTCTCGCGCCCGAGCACGGCCGGAACCTGCCCGACCTGCTGCAGCGCGCCGACGTGGCCATGTACCAGGCCAAGCGCGGCCGCCGCGGCACCACCGTCTACGACCCCGGTACCGACCAGCACACCGTCGGCCAGCTGGCCATGGTCACTGACCTGCGCCGGGCCTTGGAGAACGACGAGTTCGTGCTGCATTACCAGCCCAAGGTGTCCCTGGCGGATCTGAAAGTCACCAGTGTCGAGGCGCTGGTGCGTTGGCAGCACCCGACCCGGGGACTGCTGCCACCGGGTGAGTTCCTGCCCGTTCTGGAACGCAGCGGACTGATGCAGCCGCTGACCCGGTGGGTGCTCCGGGAGGCGGTGCAGCAGGCCGCCAGCTGGCGGCGAGCTGGCATGCCGTTGCAGGTGGCGGTCAACATCAGCCCGCGCAGCCTGCTGGAAGACGATCTGCCCGCCCGGGTGTTGGCCGTCCTGCGCGGGGCCGAGTTGCCGGCGTCGCTCCTGCAGTTGGAGGTCACCGAGACGGCAGTCATGACCAACCCCGAGCGTGCGGCGTTCGTGCTGACGCAGCTGCAGGCCCGCGGGGTGGAGGTGGCCATCGACGACTTCGGCGCCGGATACACCAGCCTCGCGCTTCTCCGGATCCTGCCCATCACCGCGTTGAAGATCGACAGCAGCCTGGTCAGCCAGATGCTGGACCACGCCGCGGACGAGGCGGTCACCCAGGCCGTCATCGACCTCGCCCACCGGCTCGGCTTCAGCGTGACCGCCGAAGGCGTCGAGACCGACGCACTACTCGACCGACTCGCCGCGCTGAACTGCGACCAGGCCCAAGGCTATGTCGTCAGCGCCCCGCTGCCGCCTGCGGCCTTCGAGGGATGGCTCACCGACTGGCGGGCACGAACCTCATCGACGGCGGGCCGGTCGGGCACGCCGCCCCAGCGGATCTCGCCGTCCCACGGCTGA
- a CDS encoding STAS domain-containing protein, with product MTLANSPQPPGRISLDCENGRRVIRLAGEIDTSTIDAFEAAHRLQLTEDNAPLRADEAISMVDLADVSFLSSTGISFLVRHTRAAREHGHRPALRGLHDPARRVLQITGVDSLFHVT from the coding sequence ATGACGCTCGCCAACTCCCCGCAGCCGCCCGGGCGAATCAGCCTCGACTGTGAAAACGGGCGCCGGGTGATTCGACTGGCCGGTGAGATCGACACGAGCACGATCGACGCCTTCGAGGCGGCTCACCGTCTCCAACTCACAGAGGACAATGCTCCTCTCCGGGCCGACGAGGCGATCTCCATGGTCGACCTGGCAGATGTCAGCTTCCTGTCTTCCACCGGGATCAGCTTTCTGGTCCGCCACACCAGAGCAGCCCGCGAGCACGGGCACCGACCCGCCCTGCGCGGCCTGCACGACCCGGCACGCCGCGTTCTGCAGATCACCGGAGTCGACTCCCTGTTCCACGTCACCTGA
- a CDS encoding tyrosine-type recombinase/integrase — MTRQVERQAKTKGAAERALAVALRERGRSGDAHDIAPETKVADVAEKWFSELEGKSPSTMQAYRDRLDRQVLPALGGVRLREISVGLLDRHLSAVRAAHGPALAKMTKSVISGICALACRHDALKSNPCRDVARIPNKPRHPPRSLTVVEVKAVRTWLSGDARARERDLPELVAFIAATGLRIGEACAITWSDVDLAAGTVTVRGTVLRVKGQGLVVSRPKSVAGERVLELPSWCVEMLRRRGPSSGPVFPAPRSRRLRDPSNTRRALREAFLQMGMPGVTSHAFRKTVATLMDEAGLSARSAADQLGHAKPSITQDVYYGRKRRATGAAQVLEQLA; from the coding sequence GTGACTCGGCAGGTCGAGCGACAAGCCAAGACCAAGGGCGCCGCCGAGCGGGCCTTGGCCGTGGCCCTACGAGAACGCGGGCGATCCGGGGATGCCCACGACATCGCGCCGGAGACCAAGGTCGCCGACGTCGCGGAGAAGTGGTTCAGTGAGCTCGAAGGCAAGAGCCCGTCGACCATGCAGGCCTACCGAGATCGGCTCGACCGCCAGGTGCTCCCCGCGTTGGGCGGCGTGCGGTTGCGGGAGATCAGCGTCGGGCTGCTGGATCGTCACCTCTCGGCGGTGAGAGCCGCGCACGGTCCTGCCCTGGCGAAGATGACGAAATCCGTCATCAGCGGCATCTGCGCACTCGCCTGTCGCCACGATGCGTTGAAGTCCAACCCTTGCCGGGACGTGGCCCGCATCCCGAACAAGCCACGGCATCCGCCTCGCTCGCTGACGGTGGTCGAGGTCAAGGCCGTGCGGACGTGGCTCAGCGGGGACGCGAGGGCGCGCGAGCGAGATTTGCCGGAGCTGGTGGCGTTCATCGCCGCCACCGGTCTGCGCATCGGTGAGGCCTGTGCCATTACATGGTCAGACGTCGACCTCGCCGCCGGCACCGTCACGGTGCGGGGCACGGTCCTGCGGGTCAAGGGTCAAGGACTGGTTGTCAGTCGCCCCAAGTCGGTGGCGGGGGAGCGGGTGCTCGAGCTGCCGAGCTGGTGTGTCGAGATGCTGCGACGACGCGGGCCGTCGAGCGGGCCGGTCTTCCCCGCGCCGCGGAGCCGAAGGCTTCGAGATCCCAGCAACACCCGCCGGGCCCTCCGTGAGGCCTTTCTTCAAATGGGGATGCCGGGGGTCACATCCCACGCCTTCCGCAAGACGGTGGCCACGCTCATGGACGAGGCCGGTCTGTCCGCAAGGAGCGCGGCCGACCAGTTGGGGCACGCCAAGCCGTCGATCACGCAAGACGTCTACTACGGGCGCAAGCGGCGAGCCACGGGAGCGGCGCAGGTCCTCGAACAATTGGCCTGA
- a CDS encoding DUF4331 domain-containing protein translates to MLSSERLLQRRGSRATALFAAGGLLAGSTVIGLLPTMAGASSHREAPLILGDPLVDNTDVYAFSSPENTDNVVLIANWGPFQEPVQGPNFYPWAEDAEYLINIDNNGDAVADLIYRWRFTTEDLRGTDTFLYNNGPVTSLDDENLLYRQYFTLDVSTDGGATYGAPVAEGQASPSYTGMASMGTSQDYVDNLRTPAETEVEGGGMTLTTQTEDPFFLDIRVFDLLYGADLSERGTDTLAGYNANSIVLEVPKDQVAIGGNAGENPVIGVWSTTTRPTLRDADGTAADANTGFTQVSRLGQPLVNEVVVPAGLKDAFNSISPAQDADAADGAVVARVLDPEVPRLIEAIYGIPAPPTPRYDIFEVFLTGIVTNEVVDVDGDPATPNPINVDLNSQALNAAADPAAFQPSEMLRLNMSITGPTGLDEKPLHEASRLGVVGGDIQGFPNGRRLADDVVDIEILALEGIYDVSNVPADRQAAFEALKGGDLVDSNDNAFSASFPYIAGPNTQAVNKGGGTGAGGTDTPDGNGTPGKPVAPAEQPAAPAPGKPIADKPAASAGQPVANRYPRGGVETGAGGVEDTLIPALTGSAALLLIGAGAGSLIRGRALRRAEGSTTEG, encoded by the coding sequence ATGCTCAGTTCCGAACGACTGCTCCAGAGGCGGGGTAGCCGTGCCACCGCCCTGTTCGCCGCAGGCGGCCTGCTCGCCGGCTCCACCGTGATCGGGCTCCTGCCCACCATGGCCGGAGCCTCCAGTCACCGCGAGGCACCGCTGATCCTCGGCGACCCGCTCGTGGACAACACCGACGTCTACGCCTTCTCGAGCCCGGAGAACACCGACAACGTCGTGCTGATCGCCAACTGGGGACCGTTCCAGGAGCCCGTCCAGGGACCGAACTTCTACCCCTGGGCCGAGGATGCCGAGTACCTGATCAACATCGACAACAACGGTGACGCCGTCGCCGACCTGATCTACCGCTGGCGGTTCACCACCGAGGACCTCCGCGGCACCGACACGTTCCTCTACAACAACGGCCCGGTCACCTCGCTCGACGACGAGAACCTCCTCTACCGGCAGTACTTCACCCTGGACGTGAGCACCGACGGCGGGGCGACGTACGGGGCCCCGGTGGCCGAAGGTCAAGCTTCGCCGTCCTACACCGGCATGGCCAGCATGGGCACCTCTCAGGACTACGTGGACAACCTGCGGACCCCGGCGGAGACCGAGGTCGAGGGCGGGGGCATGACGCTGACCACCCAGACGGAGGACCCCTTCTTCCTGGACATCCGGGTCTTCGACCTGCTCTACGGCGCCGACCTCTCCGAGCGCGGCACGGACACGCTGGCCGGGTACAACGCGAACAGCATCGTGCTCGAGGTCCCCAAGGACCAGGTGGCGATCGGCGGCAACGCCGGCGAGAACCCGGTCATCGGGGTCTGGAGCACGACCACCCGCCCGACCCTGCGCGACGCCGACGGCACGGCCGCCGATGCCAACACCGGGTTCACCCAGGTGTCCCGCCTCGGCCAGCCCCTGGTCAACGAGGTCGTCGTCCCGGCGGGCCTCAAGGACGCGTTCAACTCGATCTCCCCCGCCCAGGACGCCGATGCGGCCGACGGCGCAGTCGTCGCCCGGGTCCTCGACCCGGAGGTGCCCAGGTTGATCGAGGCCATCTACGGCATCCCGGCACCGCCGACCCCGAGGTACGACATCTTCGAGGTCTTCCTCACCGGCATCGTCACCAACGAGGTGGTGGACGTCGACGGTGACCCGGCCACGCCGAACCCGATCAACGTGGACCTCAACTCGCAGGCGCTGAACGCGGCAGCGGATCCGGCCGCCTTCCAGCCCTCGGAGATGCTTCGGCTGAACATGTCGATCACCGGGCCGACCGGGCTGGACGAAAAGCCACTGCACGAGGCCAGCCGGCTCGGTGTCGTGGGTGGTGACATCCAGGGCTTCCCGAACGGTCGCCGTCTGGCCGACGATGTCGTGGACATCGAGATCCTCGCGCTCGAGGGGATCTACGACGTCAGCAACGTGCCGGCCGACCGCCAGGCTGCCTTCGAAGCACTGAAGGGTGGCGACCTGGTCGACTCGAACGACAACGCCTTCAGCGCCTCGTTCCCCTACATCGCCGGCCCGAACACGCAGGCGGTCAACAAGGGCGGCGGCACGGGTGCCGGCGGAACCGACACGCCCGACGGGAACGGCACTCCCGGAAAGCCCGTCGCTCCGGCGGAGCAGCCGGCCGCGCCGGCTCCTGGCAAGCCGATTGCTGACAAGCCGGCCGCCTCGGCGGGTCAGCCGGTGGCCAACAGGTACCCGCGGGGTGGGGTGGAGACCGGCGCGGGTGGCGTCGAGGACACCCTGATCCCGGCACTCACGGGATCGGCCGCGCTCCTGCTCATCGGGGCCGGCGCCGGATCGCTCATCCGCGGCCGGGCGCTGCGCCGAGCGGAGGGTTCCACCACGGAGGGCTGA